A genomic window from Gossypium hirsutum isolate 1008001.06 chromosome D10, Gossypium_hirsutum_v2.1, whole genome shotgun sequence includes:
- the LOC107916248 gene encoding 1-Cys peroxiredoxin — MPGLTIGDTVPNLEVETTHGTFKLHDYFNNGWTIIFSHPSDFTPVCTTELGKMAAYLPEFEKRGVKLLGFSCDDVQSHKEWIKDVEAYTPGCKVAYPIVADPKRGIIKQLNMVDPNEKDSSGNELPSRALHIVGSDNKIKLSILYPATTGRNMDEVMRAVDSLQKTSQYKVATPANWKQGEPVVISPSVPNEEAKKMFPQGFETKNLPSGKDYLRFTNV, encoded by the exons atgccAGGCCTCACCATTGGAGACACAGTGCCCAACCTTGAAGTTGAAACCACCCACGGGACATTCAAGCTTCATGACTACTTCAACAATGGGTGGACCATCATTTTCTCTCATCCTT CTGATTTCACGCCTGTGTGTACGACGGAACTGGGGAAGATGGCGGCTTACCTGCCGGAGTTTGAAAAACGAGGGGTTAAGCTTCTAGGTTTCTCTTGCGATGATGTGCAGTCACACAAGGAGTGGATCAAAGATGTTGAAGCCTACACG CCTGGGTGCAAGGTGGCATACCCAATCGTGGCAGATCCCAAGAGAGGGATCATTAAGCAACTTAACATGGTGGACCCAAATGAAAAAGACTCTTCAGGGAACGAGCTCCCATCTAGAGCTCTGCATATCGTGGGCTCTGATAACAAG ATAAAGCTGAGCATTCTGTATCCAGCAACCACAGGGCGAAACATGGATGAAGTGATGCGGGCAGTGGACTCACTGCAGAAGACATCGCAGTACAAAGTGGCGACACCGGCGAACTGGAAACAAGGGGAGCCGGTAGTGATTTCGCCATCGGTGCCCAACGAGGAAGCCAAAAAAATGTTCCCTCAAGGTTTTGAGACCAAAAACCTCCCATCAGGGAAGGATTACCTGCGCTTCACTAACGTCTGA
- the LOC107916247 gene encoding calmodulin-binding transcription activator 2 isoform X2 has product MEFDLQQILQEAQHRWLRPVEVCEILGNYTKFRLSDKPPSRPSAGSLYLFDRKTIRYFRKDGHDWRKKKDGKTVREAHEKLKIGSVDVLHCYYAHGQFNENFQRRCYWMLDGQFEHIVFVHYREVKEGYRSGISCLLADPGSLSESLQTGSTPSPAHENSPAATIQVSPASTSKIGWNRKTLSSEFEDVDSGNDPSADAPDQPIYGSKSCTASVEPEVAGFPESGRNPPGSWLGESNFNHNTVYGSSFWPGSHHLATNNISMLDHKLYVEQPTTSDFIIKEAQVRLHDVSDAVTCGDKLINDGDVQAVGEYPEKLIQELQGHDFNFIGLQSQNYSGPQKVVSTSMQNEKEPKGIDKNNDEPGELKKLDSFGRWMDKEIGADCDDSLMASDSANYWSTLNTETDDKEVSSLSRHMQLDIDSLGPSLSQEQLFSIVDFSPDWAYSGVGTKVLLVGNFLKNKELPSAAKWGCMFGEIEVSAEVLTKNVIRCQVPSHVPGRVPFYITCSNRLACSEVREFEYREKPPGFSFFTAVKCTAQEEMHLQVCLEKLLHTGPGRKWLDCSVEECDKCKLKSSICSMGEASANDCIQSKEGLILNLLKQKLSQWLIEKVHEDGKGPLILDDKGHGVIHLAASLGYEWAMNPIVAAGISPNFRDAKGRTALHWASYFGREETVIALIKLGASPGAVDDPTPNFPGGRTAADLASSRGHKGIAGYLAEANLTTHLSSLTVNQNVVGNDAATKPAQEAIETPSEVAPSNRTLDDNCSLKGSLAAVRKSAHAAALIQAAFRARSAHFRQLTKGNDDMSEISLELGILGSLNRLQKTSHFGDYLHTAASKIQQKYRGWKGRKEFLKIRNRIVKIQAHVRGHQVRKQYTKLVWSVGLVEKIILRWRRKGAGLRGFRVQTATNKTVAGIEIDDEYEFLQVGQQQKVDGIEKALARVKSMARDQEAREQYMRLTTKFGESKDGD; this is encoded by the exons TTTCGTTTATCAGACAAGCCACCTTCTAGGCCTTCAG CTGGATCTTTGTACCTGTTTGACCGGAAAACAATTCGGTACTTTCGTAAAGACGGTCATGATTGGaggaaaaagaaggatggaaaaACTGTCAGAGAAGCTCATGAAAAGTTGAag ATTGGAAGTGTGGATGTTCTTCACTGTTACTATGCACATGGTCAGTTTAATGAGAATTTTCAGCGACGTTGCTACTGGATGCTTGATGG GCAGTTTGAGCATATTGTTTTTGTTCATTACAGAGAAGTAAAAGAG GGGTACAGGTCTGGAATCTCCTGTTTACTAGCGGATCCAGGATCACTGAGTGAAAGCCTGCAAACTGGTTCAACTCCTTCCCCAGCACATGAAAATTCACCTGCTGCTACTATTCAGGTATCTCCCGCATCAACCAGCAAAATTGGTTGGAACAGGAAAACATTATCTTCCGAATTTGAGGATGTTGACTCTGGGAATGATCCAAGTGCCGATGCTCCTGACCAACCCATATATGGTTCCAAGTCTTGTACTGCTTCAGTGGAGCCTGAAGTTGCTG GTTTTCCAGAATCAGGGAGGAATCCTCCTGGTTCATGGCTTGGAGAATCTAATTTTAATCACAACACTGTGTATGGGTCATCTTTCTGGCCTGGCAGCCATCACTTGGCCACCAATAACATTAGTATGCTAGATCATAAGCTCTATGTTGAACAGCCTACGACATCTGACTTTATAATTAAGGAAGCACAGGTGAGACTGCATGATGTCTCAGATGCTGTAACATGTGGAGATAAGTTAATCAATGATGGAGATGTCCAAGCAGTTGGAGAATATCCGGAGAAACTAATCCAG GAGCTACAGGGGCATGATTTCAATTTCATAGGTTTGCAGTCTCAGAATTATTCTGGTCCTCAAAAGGTAGTCTCCACTTCCATGCAAAACGAGAAGGAACCCAAAGGCATTGATAAAAATAATGATGAACCAGGAGAGCTGAAGAAACTTGATAGCTTTGGAAGATGGATGGATAAAGAAATTGGTGCAGATTGTGATGATTCCTTGATGGCTTCTGACTCTGCCAATTATTGGAGTACACTTAACACTGAGACTGATGACAAGGAAGTATCCAGTTTATCACGCCATATGCAGTTGGATATTGATTCCTTGGGTCCTTCTCTTTCTCAGGAACAGTTATTTAGCATTGTTGACTTCTCACCTGACTGGGCATATTCAGGTGTTGGAACAAAG GTTTTACTTGTCGGGAATTTCTTGAAAAACAAGGAGCTTCCTAGTGCTGCCAAATGGGGCTGTATGTTTGGTGAAATTGAAGTTTCTGCTGAGGTTTTGACTAAAAATGTTATCCGTTGTCAAGTTCCTTCTCATGTGCCTGGACGTGTTCCATTTTATATCACCTGCAGCAACAGATTGGCGTGCAGTGAGGTAAGAGAGTTTGAATATCGTGAAAAGCCACCTGGATTTTCATTTTTTACAGCTGTTAAATGTACAGCACAAGAGGAAATGCACTTGCAAGTTTGTTTGGAAAAATTGTTACATACTGGCCCAGGGAGAAAGTGGTTGGATTGTTCTGTTGAGGAGTGTGATAAATGTAAGCTGAAAAGTAGCATATGTTCGATGGGAGAAGCAAGTGCAAATGATTGTATACAATCTAAAGAGGGTTTGATTCTGAATTTGCTAAAACAAAAACTTTCTCAGTGGCTGATAGAGAAAGTCCATGAAGATGGCAAAGGTCCACTTATTCTGGATGACAAAGGTCATGGAGTTATACATTTGGCTGCTTCTCTTGGTTATGAGTGGGCAATGAACCCTATAGTTGCTGCAGGCATAAGTCCTAATTTTAGAGATGCAAAAGGTAGAACGGCGCTTCACTGGGCATCATATTTTGGAAG AGAAGAGACTGTCATTGCACTTATTAAGCTAGGTGCTTCTCCTGGTGCTGTTGATGATCCTACACCAAATTTCCCTGGTGGAAGAACGGCTGCTGACTTAGCATCAAGTAGAGGGCACAAAGGAATAGCAGGATACCTGGCTGAAGCTAATTTGACCACCCATCTTTCTTCATTGACCGTTAACCAAAATGTGGTAGGCAATGATGCTGCAACTAAACCAGCACAAGAGGCCATTGAGACTCCTTCTGAAGTTGCTCCGTCTAATAGGACATTAGATGACAATTGCTCATTGAAAGGGTCCCTTGCTGCTGTTAGAAAATCAGCTCATGCAGCTGCTCTGATCCAAGCTGCTTTTCGCGCTCGCTCAGCCCATTTCAGACAATTAACTAAAGGCAATGATGATATGTCCGAAATATCACTTGAATTAGGTATTCTTGGGTCTTTGAACAGGCTTCAGAAGACAAGTCATTTTGGAGACTATTTGCACACTGCAGCTTCAAAGATCCAACAGAAGTATCGTGGCTGGAAAGgaaggaaggaatttttgaagaTACGAAATCGGATTGTGAAAATCCAG GCCCATGTGAGGGGACATCAAGTTCGCAAACAATACACAAAGCTTGTTTGGTCTGTCGGTTTAGTTGAAAAGATAATCCTACGATGGAGGCGTAAAGGTGCTGGTCTACGAGGATTTCGGGTGCAAACTGCAACCAATAAGACAGTAGCAGGGATTGAGATAGATGACGAATACGAATTTTTACAAGTTGGTCAACAACAAAAAGTTGATGGGATTGAGAAAGCTCTAGCAAGAGTGAAGTCCATGGCTCGTGATCAAGAAGCGCGTGAGCAGTACATGAGGCTAACTACAAAATTTGGGGAATCAAAG GATGGTGACTGA
- the LOC107916247 gene encoding calmodulin-binding transcription activator 2 isoform X1, with product MAQGRRYLPNQQLDLQQILQEAQHRWLRPVEVCEILGNYTKFRLSDKPPSRPSAGSLYLFDRKTIRYFRKDGHDWRKKKDGKTVREAHEKLKIGSVDVLHCYYAHGQFNENFQRRCYWMLDGQFEHIVFVHYREVKEGYRSGISCLLADPGSLSESLQTGSTPSPAHENSPAATIQVSPASTSKIGWNRKTLSSEFEDVDSGNDPSADAPDQPIYGSKSCTASVEPEVAGFPESGRNPPGSWLGESNFNHNTVYGSSFWPGSHHLATNNISMLDHKLYVEQPTTSDFIIKEAQVRLHDVSDAVTCGDKLINDGDVQAVGEYPEKLIQELQGHDFNFIGLQSQNYSGPQKVVSTSMQNEKEPKGIDKNNDEPGELKKLDSFGRWMDKEIGADCDDSLMASDSANYWSTLNTETDDKEVSSLSRHMQLDIDSLGPSLSQEQLFSIVDFSPDWAYSGVGTKVLLVGNFLKNKELPSAAKWGCMFGEIEVSAEVLTKNVIRCQVPSHVPGRVPFYITCSNRLACSEVREFEYREKPPGFSFFTAVKCTAQEEMHLQVCLEKLLHTGPGRKWLDCSVEECDKCKLKSSICSMGEASANDCIQSKEGLILNLLKQKLSQWLIEKVHEDGKGPLILDDKGHGVIHLAASLGYEWAMNPIVAAGISPNFRDAKGRTALHWASYFGREETVIALIKLGASPGAVDDPTPNFPGGRTAADLASSRGHKGIAGYLAEANLTTHLSSLTVNQNVVGNDAATKPAQEAIETPSEVAPSNRTLDDNCSLKGSLAAVRKSAHAAALIQAAFRARSAHFRQLTKGNDDMSEISLELGILGSLNRLQKTSHFGDYLHTAASKIQQKYRGWKGRKEFLKIRNRIVKIQAHVRGHQVRKQYTKLVWSVGLVEKIILRWRRKGAGLRGFRVQTATNKTVAGIEIDDEYEFLQVGQQQKVDGIEKALARVKSMARDQEAREQYMRLTTKFGESKDGD from the exons TTTCGTTTATCAGACAAGCCACCTTCTAGGCCTTCAG CTGGATCTTTGTACCTGTTTGACCGGAAAACAATTCGGTACTTTCGTAAAGACGGTCATGATTGGaggaaaaagaaggatggaaaaACTGTCAGAGAAGCTCATGAAAAGTTGAag ATTGGAAGTGTGGATGTTCTTCACTGTTACTATGCACATGGTCAGTTTAATGAGAATTTTCAGCGACGTTGCTACTGGATGCTTGATGG GCAGTTTGAGCATATTGTTTTTGTTCATTACAGAGAAGTAAAAGAG GGGTACAGGTCTGGAATCTCCTGTTTACTAGCGGATCCAGGATCACTGAGTGAAAGCCTGCAAACTGGTTCAACTCCTTCCCCAGCACATGAAAATTCACCTGCTGCTACTATTCAGGTATCTCCCGCATCAACCAGCAAAATTGGTTGGAACAGGAAAACATTATCTTCCGAATTTGAGGATGTTGACTCTGGGAATGATCCAAGTGCCGATGCTCCTGACCAACCCATATATGGTTCCAAGTCTTGTACTGCTTCAGTGGAGCCTGAAGTTGCTG GTTTTCCAGAATCAGGGAGGAATCCTCCTGGTTCATGGCTTGGAGAATCTAATTTTAATCACAACACTGTGTATGGGTCATCTTTCTGGCCTGGCAGCCATCACTTGGCCACCAATAACATTAGTATGCTAGATCATAAGCTCTATGTTGAACAGCCTACGACATCTGACTTTATAATTAAGGAAGCACAGGTGAGACTGCATGATGTCTCAGATGCTGTAACATGTGGAGATAAGTTAATCAATGATGGAGATGTCCAAGCAGTTGGAGAATATCCGGAGAAACTAATCCAG GAGCTACAGGGGCATGATTTCAATTTCATAGGTTTGCAGTCTCAGAATTATTCTGGTCCTCAAAAGGTAGTCTCCACTTCCATGCAAAACGAGAAGGAACCCAAAGGCATTGATAAAAATAATGATGAACCAGGAGAGCTGAAGAAACTTGATAGCTTTGGAAGATGGATGGATAAAGAAATTGGTGCAGATTGTGATGATTCCTTGATGGCTTCTGACTCTGCCAATTATTGGAGTACACTTAACACTGAGACTGATGACAAGGAAGTATCCAGTTTATCACGCCATATGCAGTTGGATATTGATTCCTTGGGTCCTTCTCTTTCTCAGGAACAGTTATTTAGCATTGTTGACTTCTCACCTGACTGGGCATATTCAGGTGTTGGAACAAAG GTTTTACTTGTCGGGAATTTCTTGAAAAACAAGGAGCTTCCTAGTGCTGCCAAATGGGGCTGTATGTTTGGTGAAATTGAAGTTTCTGCTGAGGTTTTGACTAAAAATGTTATCCGTTGTCAAGTTCCTTCTCATGTGCCTGGACGTGTTCCATTTTATATCACCTGCAGCAACAGATTGGCGTGCAGTGAGGTAAGAGAGTTTGAATATCGTGAAAAGCCACCTGGATTTTCATTTTTTACAGCTGTTAAATGTACAGCACAAGAGGAAATGCACTTGCAAGTTTGTTTGGAAAAATTGTTACATACTGGCCCAGGGAGAAAGTGGTTGGATTGTTCTGTTGAGGAGTGTGATAAATGTAAGCTGAAAAGTAGCATATGTTCGATGGGAGAAGCAAGTGCAAATGATTGTATACAATCTAAAGAGGGTTTGATTCTGAATTTGCTAAAACAAAAACTTTCTCAGTGGCTGATAGAGAAAGTCCATGAAGATGGCAAAGGTCCACTTATTCTGGATGACAAAGGTCATGGAGTTATACATTTGGCTGCTTCTCTTGGTTATGAGTGGGCAATGAACCCTATAGTTGCTGCAGGCATAAGTCCTAATTTTAGAGATGCAAAAGGTAGAACGGCGCTTCACTGGGCATCATATTTTGGAAG AGAAGAGACTGTCATTGCACTTATTAAGCTAGGTGCTTCTCCTGGTGCTGTTGATGATCCTACACCAAATTTCCCTGGTGGAAGAACGGCTGCTGACTTAGCATCAAGTAGAGGGCACAAAGGAATAGCAGGATACCTGGCTGAAGCTAATTTGACCACCCATCTTTCTTCATTGACCGTTAACCAAAATGTGGTAGGCAATGATGCTGCAACTAAACCAGCACAAGAGGCCATTGAGACTCCTTCTGAAGTTGCTCCGTCTAATAGGACATTAGATGACAATTGCTCATTGAAAGGGTCCCTTGCTGCTGTTAGAAAATCAGCTCATGCAGCTGCTCTGATCCAAGCTGCTTTTCGCGCTCGCTCAGCCCATTTCAGACAATTAACTAAAGGCAATGATGATATGTCCGAAATATCACTTGAATTAGGTATTCTTGGGTCTTTGAACAGGCTTCAGAAGACAAGTCATTTTGGAGACTATTTGCACACTGCAGCTTCAAAGATCCAACAGAAGTATCGTGGCTGGAAAGgaaggaaggaatttttgaagaTACGAAATCGGATTGTGAAAATCCAG GCCCATGTGAGGGGACATCAAGTTCGCAAACAATACACAAAGCTTGTTTGGTCTGTCGGTTTAGTTGAAAAGATAATCCTACGATGGAGGCGTAAAGGTGCTGGTCTACGAGGATTTCGGGTGCAAACTGCAACCAATAAGACAGTAGCAGGGATTGAGATAGATGACGAATACGAATTTTTACAAGTTGGTCAACAACAAAAAGTTGATGGGATTGAGAAAGCTCTAGCAAGAGTGAAGTCCATGGCTCGTGATCAAGAAGCGCGTGAGCAGTACATGAGGCTAACTACAAAATTTGGGGAATCAAAG GATGGTGACTGA